The following are encoded together in the Rhinopithecus roxellana isolate Shanxi Qingling chromosome 5, ASM756505v1, whole genome shotgun sequence genome:
- the CIAO2A gene encoding cytosolic iron-sulfur assembly component 2A isoform X1 produces MQRVSGLLSWTLSRVLWLSGLSEPGAARQPRIMEEKALEVYDLIRTIRDPEKPNTLEELEVVSESCVEVQEINEEEYLVIIRFTPTVPHCSLATLIGLCLRVKLQRCLPFKHKLEIYISEGTHSTEEDINKQINDKERVAAAMENPNLREIVEQCVLEPD; encoded by the exons ATGCAGCGGGTGTCCGGGCTGCTCTCCTGGACGCTGAGCAGAGTCTTGTGGCTCTCGGGCCTCTCTGAGCCGGGAGCTGCCCGGCAGCCCCGGATCATGGAAGAGAAAGCGCTAGAGGTTTATG ATTTGATTAGAACTATCCGGGACCCAGAAAAGCCCAATACTTTAGAAGAACTGGAAGTGGTCTCGGAAAGTTGTGTGGAAGTTCAGGAGATAAATGAAGAAGAATATCTGGTTATTATCAGGTTCACGCCAACAGTACCTCATTGCTCTTTGGCGACTCTTATTG GGCTGTGCTTAAGAGTAAAACTTCAGCGATGTTTACCATTTAAACATAAG tTGGAAATCTACATTTCTGAAGGAACCCATTCAACAGAAGAAGACA TCAATAAGCAGATAAATGACAAAGAGCGAGTGGCAGCTGCAATGGAAAACCCCAACTTACGGGAAATTGTGGAACAGTGTGTCCTTGAACCTGACTGA
- the CIAO2A gene encoding cytosolic iron-sulfur assembly component 2A isoform X2 translates to MQRVSGLLSWTLSRVLWLSGLSEPGAARQPRIMEEKALEVYDLIRTIRDPEKPNTLEELEVVSESCVEVQEINEEEYLVIIRFTPTVPHCSLATLIGLCLRVKLQRCLPFKHKLEIYISEGTHSTEEDKSEM, encoded by the exons ATGCAGCGGGTGTCCGGGCTGCTCTCCTGGACGCTGAGCAGAGTCTTGTGGCTCTCGGGCCTCTCTGAGCCGGGAGCTGCCCGGCAGCCCCGGATCATGGAAGAGAAAGCGCTAGAGGTTTATG ATTTGATTAGAACTATCCGGGACCCAGAAAAGCCCAATACTTTAGAAGAACTGGAAGTGGTCTCGGAAAGTTGTGTGGAAGTTCAGGAGATAAATGAAGAAGAATATCTGGTTATTATCAGGTTCACGCCAACAGTACCTCATTGCTCTTTGGCGACTCTTATTG GGCTGTGCTTAAGAGTAAAACTTCAGCGATGTTTACCATTTAAACATAAG tTGGAAATCTACATTTCTGAAGGAACCCATTCAACAGAAGAAGACA AATCAGA
- the CIAO2A gene encoding cytosolic iron-sulfur assembly component 2A isoform X3, translated as MQRVSGLLSWTLSRVLWLSGLSEPGAARQPRIMEEKALEVYDLIRTIRDPEKPNTLEELEVVSESCVEVQEINEEEYLVIIRFTPTVPHCSLATLIVGNLHF; from the exons ATGCAGCGGGTGTCCGGGCTGCTCTCCTGGACGCTGAGCAGAGTCTTGTGGCTCTCGGGCCTCTCTGAGCCGGGAGCTGCCCGGCAGCCCCGGATCATGGAAGAGAAAGCGCTAGAGGTTTATG ATTTGATTAGAACTATCCGGGACCCAGAAAAGCCCAATACTTTAGAAGAACTGGAAGTGGTCTCGGAAAGTTGTGTGGAAGTTCAGGAGATAAATGAAGAAGAATATCTGGTTATTATCAGGTTCACGCCAACAGTACCTCATTGCTCTTTGGCGACTCTTATTG tTGGAAATCTACATTTCTGA